Proteins encoded within one genomic window of Halocatena marina:
- a CDS encoding exo-beta-N-acetylmuramidase NamZ domain-containing protein has product MVRLGVERLLTERTDAVEGQLGLITNPSGTDSGLTPTIDLLHDHDAFDLRKLFGPEHGLRGDAQAGVKIDDSTDERTGLPVKSLYGEQRRLQPEMLESLDTVVYDMQDVGCRFYTLIYTLASALWGVAEADKRLVVLDRPNPIAPLSIAGNRIDEVASSFVGGYGLPIVHGMTIGELATYFNEEFNIGAAVEVVELDDWSRTAWFPETGLPWVYPSPNMPTPGTAVLYPGTCFFEGTNLSEGRGTTKPFELVGAPWIDADEWAAELSNQALDGVAFRPAYFSPTFSKHERENVMGIQIHVLDRDAVDPVLVGLTVLASAFTDSDRCEWIEYDGSFFIDKLAGGSYLREAIDTADAASAREIAEDITDCWTDDLEAFENARTPYLRY; this is encoded by the coding sequence ATGGTGCGATTGGGCGTAGAACGACTACTGACAGAGCGGACCGACGCTGTCGAGGGCCAGTTGGGACTCATCACCAACCCATCAGGAACCGACAGCGGTCTCACTCCGACGATCGATCTCCTCCACGATCACGACGCGTTCGATCTTCGGAAGCTGTTCGGTCCGGAACACGGGCTCCGTGGTGACGCGCAGGCTGGTGTGAAAATCGACGACAGCACCGACGAACGAACGGGCCTGCCAGTCAAGAGTCTCTACGGGGAGCAACGCCGCCTGCAACCGGAGATGCTCGAATCGCTCGATACGGTCGTCTACGACATGCAGGATGTCGGTTGCCGTTTTTACACGCTCATTTATACGCTTGCCTCGGCGCTCTGGGGCGTCGCTGAGGCAGACAAGCGACTTGTCGTCCTCGATCGCCCGAACCCCATTGCCCCACTATCCATCGCGGGGAACCGGATCGATGAAGTCGCCTCGTCATTCGTCGGCGGATACGGTCTCCCGATCGTCCACGGCATGACGATCGGCGAGCTGGCGACCTATTTCAATGAGGAGTTCAATATCGGTGCCGCTGTGGAAGTCGTCGAACTGGACGACTGGTCGCGCACCGCGTGGTTCCCAGAGACTGGGCTGCCGTGGGTCTATCCATCGCCGAACATGCCAACACCTGGTACGGCTGTGCTCTATCCAGGCACTTGCTTTTTCGAGGGAACGAATCTCTCGGAAGGACGGGGGACCACGAAGCCGTTCGAACTCGTCGGCGCACCGTGGATCGATGCTGACGAGTGGGCAGCAGAGCTCTCCAATCAAGCTCTCGACGGCGTTGCGTTCCGTCCTGCGTACTTCTCGCCGACGTTCTCGAAACACGAACGCGAGAACGTGATGGGCATCCAGATTCACGTCCTCGATCGTGACGCTGTCGATCCGGTGTTGGTTGGTCTCACGGTTCTTGCCTCTGCGTTCACCGACTCCGACCGGTGTGAGTGGATCGAGTACGATGGATCATTCTTCATCGATAAACTCGCTGGTGGTAGCTATCTGCGCGAAGCGATCGACACTGCGGATGCCGCAAGCGCCCGAGAGATCGCAGAGGACATCACTGATTGCTGGACGGATGACCTCGAAGCGTTCGAGAACGCGCGAACACCCTACCTTCGATACTAA
- a CDS encoding serine hydrolase yields the protein MDSSSCSDDPLAVFLTEGCEEVYPGAVAAVGRSSGIDRAVAVGQRDETDQMTRSTLFDVASLTKPVVTATVALGLMECGRVAFSDEVRRYVPTVGPSVGNVRLVELLTHSSGLQPYAFSEAWDSRADVFAGLDDGILASQPGTRHEYSCLNFVYAAEMLRRATDRSLGELAADFVFGPADMTESHLGPVDASNVAATYDHTYRDRVLSGEIHDPLGWVMGGESGNAGLFTTVDDLASFAQQYLSGDALLSPATVGRLQDDWLPELDDRHSLGWRLGDGTYPSPNWSLSGLGHTGYTGTSMWLDHERDRFAILLTNQVYDGKETGLIRFRERFYAMVAAGRFD from the coding sequence ATGGATAGTTCGAGTTGTTCAGACGATCCGCTCGCGGTCTTCCTGACCGAAGGCTGTGAGGAGGTGTATCCGGGCGCTGTGGCGGCTGTCGGCCGATCGTCTGGAATCGACCGCGCTGTCGCTGTCGGACAACGCGATGAAACAGATCAGATGACGCGATCGACGCTGTTCGATGTGGCTTCGTTGACGAAACCAGTCGTAACCGCAACAGTCGCGCTCGGTCTGATGGAGTGCGGCCGTGTGGCGTTTTCGGACGAAGTACGTCGATACGTCCCCACTGTCGGTCCAAGCGTGGGTAACGTTCGTCTTGTAGAACTGCTGACGCACAGCTCAGGGCTGCAACCGTACGCTTTCTCCGAAGCGTGGGACTCACGAGCGGACGTGTTCGCCGGACTCGATGACGGAATACTCGCGTCTCAACCGGGGACTCGGCACGAATACAGCTGTCTGAACTTCGTGTACGCAGCTGAGATGCTTCGGCGTGCGACCGATCGGTCACTCGGCGAACTCGCAGCCGACTTCGTCTTCGGGCCCGCGGATATGACTGAGTCCCATCTCGGTCCCGTGGATGCTTCGAACGTCGCCGCGACCTACGACCATACGTACCGCGATCGGGTGCTCAGTGGGGAGATTCACGATCCACTGGGGTGGGTGATGGGCGGGGAAAGCGGAAACGCAGGTCTGTTTACAACCGTCGACGATCTCGCGTCGTTCGCACAACAGTACCTCAGCGGCGATGCACTCCTCTCGCCTGCGACCGTCGGTCGGTTACAGGACGATTGGCTTCCCGAGCTCGATGACCGACACAGCCTCGGGTGGCGACTCGGAGACGGAACGTATCCATCGCCGAACTGGTCGTTGAGCGGACTTGGTCACACTGGATACACAGGAACATCAATGTGGCTCGACCACGAGCGCGACCGCTTTGCCATACTGCTCACAAACCAAGTGTACGACGGAAAAGAGACCGGTCTCATTCGGTTCCGCGAACGATTTTACGCGATGGTTGCCGCAGGACGATTCGACTAG
- a CDS encoding HAD family hydrolase, protein MTYDSILFDLDGVLLCLHPDHPTVYQQAIEATFEEFDVTPVAADLDAFTSGATVEEMRRVCAGYNIDFETFWVRRETNAFTLQREMMKRGERVPYDDCVVLEQLAEQHTLGLVSSNQHATVEEMLTQFGLADLFETVYGRTPTVEGFVRTKPETHYVEQAMADLGTVEGVYVGDSACDVQAAHAAGLDAVFIRRSHREDYTLPEEPAHEIHTLASLPTIPGIASSM, encoded by the coding sequence ATGACATACGACTCGATCCTGTTCGATCTCGATGGCGTGCTCTTGTGTCTCCATCCCGATCATCCGACGGTCTACCAGCAAGCGATCGAAGCAACGTTCGAGGAGTTCGACGTTACCCCCGTGGCCGCTGATCTCGATGCCTTTACCAGTGGAGCCACAGTCGAGGAGATGCGACGTGTCTGTGCCGGTTACAACATCGACTTCGAGACGTTCTGGGTGCGCCGAGAGACGAATGCATTCACGCTTCAGCGCGAGATGATGAAGCGCGGCGAACGAGTGCCGTACGACGACTGCGTGGTGCTCGAACAACTGGCAGAGCAACACACCTTGGGCCTTGTCAGTAGCAACCAGCACGCGACTGTCGAGGAGATGCTCACACAATTTGGACTGGCTGATCTCTTTGAGACAGTGTACGGCCGAACACCGACGGTCGAGGGCTTCGTCCGGACGAAACCGGAGACTCATTACGTCGAGCAGGCGATGGCCGACCTCGGCACGGTTGAGGGGGTGTACGTCGGAGACAGCGCTTGTGACGTTCAGGCTGCTCACGCTGCTGGTCTCGATGCAGTGTTCATCCGGCGCTCACACCGCGAGGATTACACGCTTCCCGAAGAGCCGGCACACGAGATCCACACACTGGCGTCTCTCCCCACCATTCCCGGTATTGCATCCTCGATGTGA
- a CDS encoding anhydro-N-acetylmuramic acid kinase has translation MSGRRIVGLMSGTSLDGVDAACCRIRSNTNGYDVTVESSLTRPYDSELRERIARVCGDDGTVAELCDLNVALGAVFADAAIAAVAAADRSLADVDAIGSHGQTVRHHPEPRALPVGDERLRSTLQIGDPSIIAEQTGLTTVADFRTADIAAGGHGAPLVPFADLALLAHETKFRIAQNIGGIANCTALPPCANRADVIAFDTGPGNVIIDGVVEHITNDELTYDRNGRLARSGTASDAVLDELLDDPYFRADPPKSTGRERFGSSYIEDFLDACRARSLSDEDAVATATALTARSITDAYQRFLPVPDEIILSGGGAYNDRLIELLKSNLDAPVYTIDEYGIGIDEKEAVAFALLAAAALDGVPNNVPSATGAAHPVVMGTRAPPT, from the coding sequence GTGAGCGGCCGTCGCATTGTTGGACTGATGTCTGGAACGTCGCTCGACGGCGTCGACGCAGCGTGCTGTCGGATCCGCTCTAACACGAACGGATACGACGTGACCGTCGAATCGTCTCTCACACGCCCGTACGATTCTGAACTCCGAGAGCGCATTGCGCGAGTGTGCGGGGACGATGGGACAGTTGCCGAGCTGTGCGATCTGAACGTGGCGCTTGGAGCGGTCTTTGCGGACGCAGCCATCGCAGCTGTGGCCGCCGCCGATCGATCACTCGCTGACGTTGACGCTATTGGATCGCATGGTCAGACGGTCAGACACCACCCCGAACCACGTGCTCTCCCTGTCGGTGACGAGCGTCTCCGTTCGACGCTGCAAATTGGCGATCCGAGCATCATCGCCGAACAAACGGGTCTAACGACGGTTGCAGACTTTCGGACTGCCGACATCGCTGCTGGCGGCCACGGTGCGCCGCTCGTGCCATTCGCTGATCTCGCGCTTCTTGCCCACGAGACGAAGTTTCGAATCGCACAGAACATCGGCGGCATTGCGAACTGCACCGCACTCCCTCCCTGTGCGAACCGAGCGGACGTGATCGCCTTCGATACAGGACCCGGGAACGTGATCATCGACGGTGTCGTCGAACACATAACGAACGATGAACTAACCTACGACCGGAACGGCCGCCTTGCGCGCAGTGGAACTGCAAGCGACGCTGTCCTCGACGAACTGCTGGACGATCCGTACTTTCGCGCTGATCCACCAAAATCCACGGGACGCGAGCGATTCGGTAGCTCCTATATCGAGGACTTTCTCGATGCGTGTCGAGCGCGTTCGCTCTCGGACGAGGACGCCGTTGCGACGGCGACCGCGTTGACGGCTCGATCCATTACGGATGCTTACCAGCGGTTTCTCCCTGTGCCCGACGAGATCATTCTTTCGGGCGGTGGCGCGTACAACGACCGACTGATCGAACTGCTCAAATCGAACCTCGATGCTCCCGTGTACACGATCGACGAGTATGGGATCGGTATCGACGAGAAGGAAGCCGTTGCCTTCGCACTGCTCGCTGCTGCTGCGCTCGATGGTGTCCCAAACAACGTCCCAAGCGCAACCGGTGCGGCTCACCCTGTCGTGATGGGGACACGTGCTCCACCAACGTGA